TCTCGGGGACATACTCCTCCTGCGACGCGTCCCACCATCCCTCGTAGTCGCCCAGCTCGATGTCGCCCTGATCGACAAGTCTCTGGATGTAAGCGCTCGCGCGCAGCTTGTGTCTGTCTTCGCTGGTGCGCACAAAGTCGTCGTTGGAGAACTGCATGAACTGGAACGCTTCGCGGAATCGTGCGGCGTTGTGGTCGGCCCACTGTTGGGCGGTCATGTCGTGGGCTTTGGCGCTCGTGACGACTTTTTCCGCGTGCTCGTCGGTGCCCGTGAGGAAGAAAACATCGTTTCCAAGCAGTCGGTGGAATCGCGCGAGCACGTCCGCGACGAGTGTTGTGTAGCAGTGCCCGATGTGTGGGCGATCGTTGACGTAGTAGATTGGCGTGGTGATATACGTCGTTGACGGCTTTGTGGTGTCTGTCTCTGGGGTACTCATCGCGGGATTCTAGAAGCAGCGTTGAAAACTTCTTCATAAGAAAAGCCCAGGGGTTGTAATCCCCGGGCTTCTGGAAATCTGCGATGTTTAGATCGATTACGAGACGATCTGGGTGGCGTTCTCGATGGCTTCGACAAGCTGGCGAACCTGGAAGGGCTTGCGGAGGAACCCGTCGAACCCGACAGAGCGGAGCATGCCGGTCTGGCCGTCGGTCAGCTGGCCGCTCATCGCGATGATGCGTGTGAGCTGGAGCTGCTCGTCGTTGCGGATGGATTCGCACAGGGTCTTGAGATCCTTGGAGTCCATGTGGACATCGATCAGCAGGACGTGGGGCTGGACCTGATGGCACATCATGCCGGCCTCGAACCCAGACTTTGCGATGCTGACGTCGTAGCTGGTCTGCTCGCGCAGGACCTTGGTCAGGACATCGAGCATCTCGCTGTCGGTATCCGCGATAAGGACGCGGGTGGAGCCGGTTTTCAGCCCGTTGAGCGGCATGCCATGGGCTTTCATGAACTCGATGAGTTCAGCCACAGGAATCCGACGGTCCTTTGAACCGGGGATTCGATAGCCTTTCAGCGACCCATTGTCGAACCACTTTGAGACGGTTCGCGGGGCCACGTTGCAAATCTTTGCAACTTCGCCGGTCGTGAGCACATCTTTCTCAAACGCCATAGAAACACCTCTGTGCGTGCATGCGTGCGGGCAGATACTGGCCGATGCCGAGCGGCAGCCCGAGTCATGCGATGAATCGACGTGCAGAGGGGGCAGGTTGATCGCAGGAGCCATGTTCCTGCAGAATCAGCGTGGAAGTCTGCTGTTTGTGTGTAGTTTCCGGCCTTTGGGACTGGTTATTGCTCTGTCAGTATCACCAAAGCAAGTGTTCTGACCTGTATGATCGGCCAGATCCCGCTGTTCTCGGCCTAAATCAGGCAGAGCGGGCGATCTGCAGCAAGAATCAGTACATGCCTTGATGGAACGGGTTGGCGCCTCGCCGATTCCGAACATCTGGAGACTGAGATTCCTATCTGCCAAACGGTACTCCAGACAGTTGAAAAGGCATCCTCGGGCTGGTAACTTGCGTATTGTCCTGTCCCACAGAACCCGCCTCAGTCGGGAACGGTGGTGGTGTTGTGTTGGTCTTTGGCTGCTCGGAGGGCGGAAAGCTCTGCGATAGTGGTCGCGTCGGCACTGGTTTCTGTGTTCGGCGGTGTTTCGAACTTCCCGTCTGTGTGCCCATATATACAACGATCTGGAGTGAGCCTGTGTCTTTTGGACGACCCCTCATCAATCGTGCGCTCGGCAGCGTCGCTGCTAGCGTTGTGCTGACCTGTGGTCTTGCAGTTGGTCTGCCGGTGCAGACGGTGTCTGCACAAAGTGCAGCTGCGCAGGGCTCGCCCGAGTCATTGCTCAAGGATTTCGTGCATTATATCAAAATCGACTCTCGTGAAGCTGCGGCACTTGTTGCGCGTCAGCTTGCGGGGGCATCGATGACTGATGAGCAGGTTGTTTCGCTCATAGAGAATGGTCGGGCAGTCAGATTTGCTGACTTCGAGGACGCGCTTGTGCGTGCGAGCAAGAAGGGCGGCGATGTTGCCGACGCAGCAGCCGAACTGGATTCTCGTTTCCGTGCAGCGAAGATCGCGCTTGTTCGGAATCCGAATGAGATCGCAAAGAACATCGCAAAGCTGACGGAGAACGCGCTCGCTCGCAACAACGCATCAACGCGTCTTGTTGCTGCTGGCGAGTACGCCATGCCACAGTTGCTTGATGCGCTGCTCCAGCGGAATGATTCTGCATTGCGCCTTGAAGTATCCAAGGTGATGGTGCAACTCGGTCGCCATGCGGTGATCCCGCTGTGCACATCGCTGCTGGATCTCGATCCAGCATCGCAGGAACTTGTCGTGAATGTGCTTGCAGATATTGGGTACAAGACCGCGCTGCCGTGGGTCGTTGAACTCCAATCCTCGACAAGCAGCACACAGGTTGCGGATGCATGCACTCGTGCCATGCTGCGGATGCCCGGTGGTGGTTCGGGCATCAGCGCTGCTGATGCGTACCTCACGCTTGCGAACGATTATTACAATCGCAAGACGGAGCTGATCAACTTCCCGCAGGATTCCACGCAGTTGCTCTGGAACTATGACCCCGCGATCGGGCTGCTGATGTCCGAGATTGTGACGCCGCTGTTCGACGAAGCAATGGCGATGCGCTGCGCTGAGGACTCGCTTCGGCTGAACGCAGGCACCGATGCAGAAGCAGTTGCAATCTGGGTCGCGTCGAACCTTCGCCGCGATACAGAAACAGATGTTGGGTATGAAAATCCTGAGTATCCTGATACGCGCCGCGATGCGACGTATTACGCGGTTGCTGCGGGTTCTGATACTTGCCAGCGGGTGCTCCGCCGGGCGATTGATGATCGCGACACCCCGCTTGTGCGCCGTGCGATTGCAGCGCTCGACGAGACGGCAAGTGCCGGAGCCCTGTGGCGGGGTTCTACGCAGCGCGCACCGTTGCTCGATGCACTCTCATACTCCGATCGTCGCGTTCGCTACGAAGCAGCGCTCGTGCTTGCTGGTGCTCAGCCGAATGAACCGTTCGCTGGTGCCGATCGTGTTGTGCCGACGCTTGCAAGTGCAGTGCGCGATGTGTCAGATCGCTACGCAATCCTGATCACGCAGGACCGCGAGGTGTACGACGAAATCCGTCCAACACTGGAAGCTATCGGATTTGCTGTACTGCCTCACGCCAGCAACTTTGATGCGCTTGCGACTCCCATCTCACAGGTGCCGGGTGTTGACTTTGTCACGCTGGTCGGCTCGACTGACTGGACGAGGAACTTGGTTGAACGCGTCCGTATCTCGCCAAGCACATCAGCAGCTCCGATGCTCGCGATGGTTGATTCGGCTGATATCACCACGCTCTCCCAGCAGGTTGG
Above is a genomic segment from Phycisphaeraceae bacterium containing:
- a CDS encoding response regulator, which codes for MAFEKDVLTTGEVAKICNVAPRTVSKWFDNGSLKGYRIPGSKDRRIPVAELIEFMKAHGMPLNGLKTGSTRVLIADTDSEMLDVLTKVLREQTSYDVSIAKSGFEAGMMCHQVQPHVLLIDVHMDSKDLKTLCESIRNDEQLQLTRIIAMSGQLTDGQTGMLRSVGFDGFLRKPFQVRQLVEAIENATQIVS